One segment of Scleropages formosus chromosome 23, fSclFor1.1, whole genome shotgun sequence DNA contains the following:
- the LOC108933334 gene encoding frizzled-1-like, translating to MAGGGGPALGTSRRSRTQVLAVLSYLVAGLVRVSGQQYGDRGMSVPEHGFCQPISIPLCTDIAYNETIMPNLLGHTNQEDAGLEVHQFYPLVKVQCSPDLKFFLCSMYAPVCTVLEQALPPCRSLCERARQGCEALMNKFGFQWPDSLACESFPVHGAEELCVGQNMSDKSGPGVSPTADVTEPPKEEGNPGHFRCPKVLKVPPYLNYRFLGEDNCGAPCESLESKGMYFSQDQLNFSRLWIGIWSVLCCASTLFTVLTYLVDMKRFSYPERPIIFLSGCYTMVSVAYVAGFLLEDKVVCNEKFESSVRTVVQGTKKEGCTILFMMLYFFSMASSIWWVILALTWFLSAGMKWGHEAIEANSQYFHLAAWAVPAIKTITILAVGQVDGDILSGVCFVGINSVDALRGFVLAPLFVYLFIGTSFLLAGFVSLFRIRTIMKHDGTKTEKLEKLMVRIGIFSVLYTVPATIVIACYFYEQAFREQWEKSWVSQACTSYAIPCPRHRHPHMTPDFTVFMIKYLMTLIVGITSGFWIWSGKTLNSWRKFYTRLANSKQGETTV from the coding sequence ATGGCCGGTGGAGGTGGTCCCGCGCTGGGGACTTCCCGCCGCAGCCGGACACAAGTTTTAGCCGTCCTGTCGTACCTCGTTGCGGGACTCGTGCGGGTGAGCGGCCAGCAGTACGGCGACCGAGGGATGTCGGTCCCGGAGCACGGCTTCTGCCAGCCCATCTCCATCCCCCTGTGCACGGACATCGCGTACAACGAGACCATCATGCCGAACCTGCTGGGTCACACGAACCAGGAGGACGCGGGGCTCGAGGTGCACCAGTTCTACCCGCTGGTCAAGGTGCAGTGCTCTCCGGACCTCAAGTTCTTCCTGTGCTCCATGTACGCGCCCGTGTGCACGGTGCTCGAGCAGGCGCTGCCGCCGTGCCGCTCCCTGTGCGAACGCGCCCGGCAGGGCTGCGAGGCGCTCATGAACAAGTTCGGCTTCCAGTGGCCCGACAGCCTGGCGTGCGAGTCGTTCCCCGTGCACGGCGCCGAGGAGCTGTGCGTGGGCCAGAACATGTCGGACAAGTCCGGCCCCGGCGTGAGCCCCACGGCCGACGTGACGGAGCCCCCCAAGGAGGAGGGCAACCCGGGGCACTTCAGGTGCCCCAAGGTGCTGAAGGTGCCGCCCTACTTAAACTACCGCTTCCTGGGCGAAGACAACTGCGGGGCTCCCTGCGAGTCGCTCGAGTCCAAGGGCATGTACTTCTCCCAGGACCAGCTCAACTTCTCCAGGCTCTGGATCGGCATTTGGTCCGTCTTGTGCTGCGCCTCCACCCTGTTCACGGTGCTCACCTACTTGGTGGACATGAAGCGCTTCAGCTACCCGGAGCGCCCCATCATCTTCCTCTCGGGCTGCTACACCATGGTGTCGGTCGCGTACGTCGCCGGCTTTCTGCTGGAGGACAAGGTGGTGTGCAATGAGAAGTTCGAGAGCAGCGTCCGAACGGTGGTGCAGGGCACCAAGAAGGAGGGCTGCACCATTCTCTTCATGATGCTCTACTTCTTCAGCATGGCCAGCTCCATTTGGTGGGTTATTCTGGCCCTCACGTGGTTCCTCTCAGCTGGGATGAAATGGGGCCACGAAGCCATAGAAGCCAATTCGCAGTATTTCCACCTGGCCGCCTGGGCTGTGCCGGCCATCAAGACCATCACCATCCTGGCGGTGGGACAGGTGGACGGGGACATCCTCAGCGGGGTGTGCTTCGTGGGGATCAACAGTGTGGATGCCTTGCGTGGATTTGTGTTGGCTCCGCTCTTTGTCTACCTCTTCATCGGCACCTCTTTCCTGCTGGCCGGCTTCGTCTCCCTCTTCCGCATCAGGACCATCATGAAGCACGACGGCACCAAGacggagaagctggagaagctcATGGTGAGGATCGGCATCTTCAGCGTGCTCTACACGGTCCCGGCCACCATAGTCATCGCCTGCTACTTCTACGAGCAGGCCTTCCGGGAACAGTGGGAGAAGAGCTGGGTGTCGCAGGCGTGCACGAGCTACGCCATCCCGTGTCCACGGCACCGTCACCCCCACATGACCCCCGACTTCACCGTCTTCATGATCAAGTACCTGATGACTCTGATTGTGGGCATCACATCGGGCTTTTGGATTTGGTCTGGTAAAACGCTCAACTCTTGGAGGAAATTCTACACAAGACTGGCTAACAGTAAACAAGGGGAAACGACGGTGTGA